From a single Falco naumanni isolate bFalNau1 chromosome 17, bFalNau1.pat, whole genome shotgun sequence genomic region:
- the RPS10 gene encoding 40S ribosomal protein S10 encodes MLMPKKNRIAIYELLFKEGVMVAKKDVHMPKHPELVDKNVPNLHVMKAMQSLKSRGYVKEQFAWRHFYWYLTNEGIQYLRDYLHLPPEIVPATLRRSRPETGRPRPKGLEGERPARLTRGEADRDTYRRSAVPPGADKKAEAGAGAATEFQFRGGFGRGRGQPPQ; translated from the exons ATGTTGATGCCCAAGAAGAACCGAATTGCCATCTACGAACTCCTTTTTAAGGAGGGAGTGATGGTGGCCAAGAAAGACGTCCATATGCCGAAGCATCCTGAGCTTGTCGACAAGAATGTGCCCAACCTCCATGTTATGAAAGCCATGCAG TCTCTGAAATCCCGTGGTTATGTGAAAGAGCAGTTTGCGTGGAGGCATTTCTACTGGTATCTGACCAACGAGGGCATCCAGTACCTGCGTGATTACCTGCACCTTCCCCCTGAGATCGTCCCCGCAACCTTGCGCCGGAGCCGCCCAGAGACTGGCAGACCGCGGCCCAAAG gTCTGGAAGGTGAACGCCCTGCGCGTCTTACTCGGGGAGAAGCCGACAGGGATACGTACAGACGCAGCGCCGTTCCAC CTGGGGCTGACAAGAAGGCtgaggctggtgctggagcagccacCGAATTCCAGTTT aGAGGTGGATTTGGTCGTGGACGTGGTCAGCCTCCTCAGTAG